The Microcebus murinus isolate Inina chromosome 1, M.murinus_Inina_mat1.0, whole genome shotgun sequence genome includes a region encoding these proteins:
- the FAM240A gene encoding protein FAM240A — translation MNNQYARREVFCRNTCHELKRFWEREIGKQTCYRESEEHRLGRSALRRLREEWKQRLETKLRLRNNPDETEKRANVG, via the exons ATGAACAATCAGTACGCGCGCCGCGAGGTCTTCTGCAGGAACACCTGTCACGAGCTCAAGCGCTTCTGGGAGAGGGAGATCGGCAAGCAGACTTGCTACCGAGAGTCGGAGGAGCATCGCCTGGGAAGGAGTGCGCTGAGGAG GCTCCGAGAAGAATGGAAGCAGAGGCTAGAAACAAAGCTGAGGCTGCGGAACAATCCAGATGAGACTGAAAAGCGGGCAAATGTTGGCTGA